The Rhinoderma darwinii isolate aRhiDar2 chromosome 11, aRhiDar2.hap1, whole genome shotgun sequence genome window below encodes:
- the LOC142662909 gene encoding uncharacterized protein LOC142662909 encodes MTSSTFAFDSTTTANILAQVTNSGDFLRIPPQELRTRDYEKELRKYTSYDLHRTTLAEYHRLERIPRGLRSHLRPTLFSDDEEYCQQFQRILNKCSLDLILLTISHLQTRISESDIKIKALENQLSATLSPSEWENLKTRTDIAINDFSKTIQLRKRDKFQRDATDYDNNRVYRWNESSTYANSWRQPRQQTENFSSSGSDSSIGRRPPRFLGNRRGRNGPPGGRGGDGRGRDTNIQTRSQTR; translated from the exons ATGACGTCATCAACTTTTGCCTTCGATTCCACTACCACGGCCAATATTTTGGCACAAGTCACCAACTCAGGAGACTTTTTGAGAATTCCTCCGCAGGAACTACGTACACGAGACTACGAAAAGGAACTACGAAAATATACCTCCTATGACCTGCATCGCACAACTCTGGCGGAATATCATAGATTGGAGAGAATACCACGTGGCCTCAGGAGTCACCTTCGACCAACCCTCTTTTCTGACGATGAAGAATACTGTCAACAATTCCAGAGGATCTTAAACAAATGCTCACTGGATTTGATTCTACTTACTATTTCTCATCTACAAACCAGAATTTCAGAATCCGATATTAAAATCAAGGCTTTGGAAAATCAACTATCAGCAACTCTAAGCCCCAGTGAATGGGAGAATCTGAAAACACGTACCGACATTGCCATCAACGACTTTTCTAAGACCATACAACTAAGAAAACGCGATAAATTCCAGAGGGACGCAACGGATTACGATAACAACAGGGTTTACCGATGGAACGAGTCGTCAACTTACGCAAATtcatggcgccaaccacgacaaCAAACAGAAAATTTCTCCAGTTCTGGCAGCGACTCCTCTATTGGTCGACGTCCTCCACGTTTTTTAGGCAATCGGAGAGGCCGAAACGGACCACCAGGCGGGCGGGGAGGAGATGGACGAGGTCGAGACACCAACATACAGACGAGGTCCCAG ACACGCTAG
- the LOC142662910 gene encoding uncharacterized protein LOC142662910 has protein sequence MERVVNLRKFMAPTTTTNRKFLQFWQRLLYWSTSSTFFRQSERPKRTTRRAGRRWTRSRHQHTDEVPGRKNHLVVNLSSHSLTPTELSVLQKGLSFCPTAPCNTFILQQELNYFYRSLRLKTHFGLTDLSTSQQPRDVCSEISISNLGLRSKSNFAPPKIYHATESVIELVQRDIDVVLHDYNLGYYPHQKNLSTEERTSLRDLQHNREIIIKPADKGGAIVILDYNNYVSEINRQLTDSNTYLKIPRDPISDIRHKINSIIDHHLDINTIDHKTHKFLQNPFPITPVFYVLPKIHKSLINPPGRPIVASTDSISSPLAIFLEKILTPLIKKTKSFLLDTSHFLQIIKSLHQIEPTSLLITLDVNSLYTSITHQDGLAATSSLLDTTDMSMNSKSLCLELLELILNENYFLFGDNFYKQINGTAMGSNMAPPYANAYMAEFESTHIYTNPRFRDNAICWHRYIDDIFCIWKGTEQSAIDFVQEINTIREGLQFTLNLSSQEISFLDTLVKKNNTGHLVVDLYTKPTDRNGLLHFQSNHPYKTKTSLPKSQYKRISRIVTDETTRHTRLQEMTDKFKDRGYPSRILQQELHNTIQEDHTPCTTRNDTKLNRIPFVHTYHPLVPKFQQIIRKHWHHLSTAYPTILEFKSPAMMCLKRPPNFRDRLVRADIGSNTKLPRQTFLRPRHNGTFPCLHCSCCSNVIKGDRFQHPHTNKSFPIKGFYTCDTNFVVYLVKCPCGLIYVGETTQHIRDRITSHKSTIRCNKNWLPLPDHFSKANHQLSQFQFQIIEHVPQPRRGGNHIHLLKERESYWIHTLQTLSPRGLNREFDLMN, from the coding sequence ATGGAACGAGTCGTCAACTTACGCAAATtcatggcgccaaccacgacaaCAAACAGAAAATTTCTCCAGTTCTGGCAGCGACTCCTCTATTGGTCGACGTCCTCCACGTTTTTTAGGCAATCGGAGAGGCCGAAACGGACCACCAGGCGGGCGGGGAGGAGATGGACGAGGTCGAGACACCAACATACAGACGAGGTCCCAGGTAGGAAGAACCACCTGGTCGTCAATCTCTCCTCTCATTCCCTTACGCCAACAGAACTGTCAGTCTTACAGAAAGGCTTGTCCTTCTGCCCCACCGCCCCCTGTAATACGTTCATTCTCCAGCAGGAATTGAACTACTTTTACAGATCATTACGACTCAAGACACACTTTGGACTTACTGATCTATCCACTTCCCAACAGCCTAGAGACGTGTGCTCAGAAATTTCTATTTCTAATTTGGGCCTCCGTAGCAAAAGCAATTTTGCTCCCCCCAAAATCTACCACGCTACAGAATCAGTGATTGAACTTGTACAAAGAGACATTGATGTCGTCTTGCACGATTACAATTTGGGCTACTATCCCCATCAAAAAAATTTGTCCACTGAAGAAAGGACATCCTTAAGGGATTTACAACATAACCGGGAAATCATAATTAAACCAGCCGATAAGGGAGGGGCCATTGTAATACTTGATTATAATAATTATGTCTCTGAAATCAATCGCCAACTTACTGATAGTAACACCTACCTCAAAATACCAAGAGACCCTATTTCCGATATACGCCATAAAATCAACTCCATCATTGATCATCACCTTGATATTAATACAATTGATCACAAAACACACAAATTTTTACAGAATCCGTTTCCAATCACTCCCGTATTTTATGTCCTACCAAAAATTCACAAGTCTTTAATCAATCCCCCTGGTCGACCAATAGTTGCCTCCACCGACTCTATTTCATCCCCATTAGCcatctttttagaaaaaatattgacTCCCCTCATTAAAAAAACCAAATCATTTCTCCTGGACACCAGCCATTTTTTACAGATTATTAAAAGTCTACATCAGATTGAGCCTACTAGCCTCCTAATTACATTGGATGTCAATAGCTTATACACATCCATCACACATCAAGATGGCCTAGCAGCCACAAGTAGCCTCCTGGACACTACCGATATGTCCATGAATTCCAAATCATTATGTTTAGAACTACTCGAATTAATTCTGAATGAGAATTATTTCTTATTTGGGGACAACTTTTATAAACAGATCAATGGCACTGCTATGGGTTCTAACATGGCTCCTCCATATGCCAATGCCTACATGGCAGAATTCGAATCTACCCACATTTACACCAATCCTAGATTCAGGGATAATGCAATCTGCTGGCatcgatatatagatgacatatttTGCATATGGAAAGGTACTGAACAATCTGCCATAGATTTTGTCCAGGAAATTAACACCATACGTGAGGGTCTACAATTTACATTAAATCTGAGTTCACAGGAGATAAGCTTCCTGGACACGTTGGTTAAGAAAAATAACACTGGCCATCTAGTTGTCGATCTATATAccaaacccacagacagaaatggcCTGCTCCATTTCCAGAGTAACCATCCGTATAAAACTAAAACCTCACTTCCTAAATCTCAATATAAACGCATCTCTAGGATTGTAACAGATGAGACAACACGACACACTAGATTACAAGAAATGACTGACAAATTCAAAGACAGAGGTTATCCTTCACGGATACTTCAACAAGAACTGCATAATACGATTCAAGAAGATCACACACCTTGTACCACCCGCAACGACACTAAACTAAATAGAATTCCGTTTGTACATACATATCACCCTTTGGTTCCAAAATTCCAACAAATTATTAGAAAACATTGGCACCACCTCAGTACAGCCTACCCGACCATTCTAGAATTTAAGTCGCCTGCGATGATGTGCCTCAAACGCCCACCCAATTTCAGGGATAGATTGGTTAGAGCAGACATTGGCAGCAACACTAAATTGCCCAGACAAACTTTCTTACGACCCAGACATAATGGAACTTTCCCATGCCTCCATTGCTCATGCTGCTCCAACGTTATCAAGGGTGATCGGTTCCAGCATCCCCACACTAATAAATCTTTTCCCATAAAAGGCTTCTATAcatgtgataccaattttgtggtaTACCTGGTAAAGTGCCCGTGTGGGCTAATATATGTGGGCGAAACCACACAACACATTAGGGATCGCATAACAAGCCACAAATCTACTATCCGCTGTAACAAAAACTGGTTACCATTaccagaccacttcagtaaggctAATCATCAACTTTCCCAATTTCAGTTCCAGATAATTGAACACGTTCCTCAACCACGTAGAGGTGGCAACCACATACATTTACTTAAGGAACGGGAATCCTACTGGATACATACATTACAAACCTTAAGTCCCAGGGGTCTCAATAGGGAATTTGACCTAATGAATTGA